The following proteins are encoded in a genomic region of Propionispora vibrioides:
- a CDS encoding Fe-only nitrogenase accessory AnfO family protein has translation MAKEIAVLVNERQVTAGINEPGILVVYAKENTVWTPVRQMSVSFDYGQGLVGLRKKMTELIAFLQQCKTFIALAVQGVPYFELEKAQVNVWEIEGKPESFLDEVWERERELATQKITVVKPSVESFIEEPSCGHYFVNLTKVQQNNAGVTSKQVLLPLLRKGKFETIGIQCKHIPPWLEAELMEKKLNYTVERINANEVKVNISSRG, from the coding sequence ATGGCTAAGGAAATTGCCGTACTGGTCAACGAGCGGCAGGTAACGGCAGGAATTAATGAACCGGGAATTTTAGTAGTTTATGCCAAAGAAAATACAGTATGGACTCCCGTCCGTCAAATGTCGGTCTCTTTTGATTACGGGCAAGGGTTAGTCGGGTTGCGAAAAAAAATGACAGAACTGATTGCCTTTTTGCAGCAATGTAAAACTTTTATTGCCTTAGCCGTACAGGGTGTTCCTTACTTTGAACTGGAAAAGGCTCAGGTTAATGTGTGGGAGATTGAGGGAAAACCGGAAAGCTTTCTGGATGAAGTCTGGGAGCGGGAACGGGAGTTGGCCACGCAAAAAATTACGGTAGTTAAGCCCAGTGTGGAGTCCTTCATTGAAGAACCTTCCTGCGGACATTATTTTGTAAACTTAACAAAAGTCCAGCAGAATAATGCCGGCGTTACCTCCAAACAAGTACTATTGCCGCTGCTGCGTAAAGGAAAGTTTGAGACTATTGGTATACAGTGTAAACATATTCCCCCCTGGCTGGAAGCCGAACTGATGGAAAAAAAGCTGAATTATACGGTGGAACGTATTAATGCCAATGAGGTGAAAGTAAATATTAGCAGCAGAGGCTGA
- the nifB gene encoding nitrogenase cofactor biosynthesis protein NifB gives MSCKCSDENSNSEILQQKTQQHPCYSAGAHRRYARMHIPVAPACNISCNYCNRKFDCVNESRPGVTSEILSPEAAKEKFLMVKEKIENVTVVGIAGPGDALANWPAVRKSIALIKAVSPETTFCLSTNGLMLPEYAEEIVSSGVRHVTVTVNCLEPEIGAKIYKSVTYQGETYSGETGARLLIGNQLAGVEYLAKQGVLVKINIVMIKGINDQHIPLIVKKVKELGAFITNIMPLIPAPGSVFETYSQTSMKDINEMRNLCQLDIQQMRHCQQCRADAIGLLKEDRSTEFRTCQSEVGSEVNELVPETKLFKIAVTSKHGKLVDLHFGHATEFLIFEGDGSVFKQTEVRKSAKYCLGMEECDEEMARRKMIIQAIADCDAVLTMRIGYNAQAMLKEHGIDSIEYCYTVESGLKFAVEQLTLKKVI, from the coding sequence ATGTCTTGCAAATGTTCAGACGAAAATAGTAATTCCGAAATCTTACAGCAAAAAACACAACAACATCCCTGCTATTCTGCCGGTGCACATCGTAGATACGCCCGTATGCATATACCGGTAGCTCCGGCCTGTAATATCAGCTGTAATTACTGTAACCGGAAGTTTGATTGTGTTAATGAGAGCCGGCCGGGAGTGACAAGCGAGATTCTTTCTCCGGAAGCCGCAAAAGAGAAATTCTTAATGGTAAAAGAAAAAATTGAAAACGTAACGGTTGTCGGGATTGCCGGACCGGGGGATGCTCTGGCCAACTGGCCGGCAGTAAGGAAGAGCATTGCACTGATCAAAGCGGTTTCGCCGGAAACTACCTTTTGCTTGTCGACCAATGGCTTGATGCTGCCCGAGTACGCTGAAGAAATAGTAAGCAGTGGTGTTCGTCATGTAACGGTAACGGTTAACTGTTTGGAGCCTGAAATTGGAGCTAAGATTTATAAATCGGTAACTTATCAAGGTGAAACGTACAGCGGAGAAACCGGTGCAAGGTTATTAATCGGCAACCAATTGGCAGGCGTGGAATACTTGGCGAAGCAAGGTGTGCTGGTCAAGATCAATATTGTCATGATCAAAGGGATAAACGATCAGCATATTCCCCTGATAGTGAAAAAAGTAAAAGAATTAGGCGCCTTTATTACCAATATTATGCCCTTGATTCCAGCGCCAGGTAGTGTTTTTGAAACCTACTCGCAAACAAGCATGAAAGACATTAATGAAATGCGTAATCTATGTCAGTTGGATATTCAGCAGATGAGACACTGTCAGCAATGTCGGGCTGACGCGATTGGCCTTCTCAAAGAAGACCGGTCTACGGAATTCCGCACCTGTCAATCGGAAGTCGGTTCCGAGGTAAATGAGCTTGTTCCTGAAACTAAACTGTTCAAAATTGCCGTGACCTCCAAGCACGGCAAACTAGTCGATCTTCACTTTGGCCATGCCACGGAGTTTTTAATTTTTGAAGGTGACGGTTCTGTTTTTAAACAGACTGAGGTTAGAAAGTCAGCTAAATATTGTTTAGGCATGGAAGAATGTGACGAAGAAATGGCAAGACGGAAAATGATTATTCAAGCCATTGCCGACTGTGATGCGGTACTGACTATGCGTATTGGCTATAATGCGCAAGCGATGTTGAAAGAGCATGGAATTGACAGTATTGAATATTGCTATACAGTGGAAAGCGGTTTGAAATTTGCGGTTGAACAACTTACCTTAAAAAAAGTGATATAA
- a CDS encoding homocitrate synthase/isopropylmalate synthase family protein: MSGFSVIGVIVVNKPVIYMDQTVNEGLRRNIRSANLQLMLKAIKELQVGYIDVVVSDWEKSGLRSCNMANYFFRGNIRPNMHELYKAYHLGFDKISIFCPHVSRKSNSKKLYPLLEAATRLNLDIFLHIENAAQISAVDIDFYLKLLVKFNIKSFIYGDKEGRLDSFQVYEALNYMAKVIPCSLEFHGHNMYGMATSNALAAIRAGVGRIATAIGGVGERGHAAMEEVLLGSKHLLKKTVDIDASLASNCAHILACMGLKVPVNKAIIGTGIFTHESGLHVDGVVKDPSLYEAFSPEEVGLIRKLVIGKHSGSVSLRVKLQQMNIQATDEEIRALLPKIRKLAVLQKGNLGEEQIRKIYDTELARDQ, encoded by the coding sequence TTGTCAGGATTTTCGGTAATTGGAGTGATAGTTGTGAATAAACCTGTCATTTACATGGACCAAACAGTTAATGAGGGGCTGAGAAGAAATATACGATCTGCTAACTTGCAATTGATGCTTAAAGCGATAAAAGAGTTGCAGGTTGGTTATATTGATGTTGTCGTTTCCGATTGGGAGAAAAGCGGGCTTCGCTCTTGCAACATGGCAAACTATTTTTTTCGTGGCAATATAAGACCTAATATGCATGAATTATATAAAGCCTATCACTTGGGGTTTGATAAAATTAGTATTTTTTGCCCCCATGTGTCACGAAAAAGCAACAGTAAAAAATTGTATCCCTTATTAGAGGCCGCCACACGGCTTAATCTGGATATTTTTCTGCACATTGAAAATGCGGCGCAGATTTCTGCGGTTGATATAGATTTTTATCTTAAATTATTGGTTAAATTCAATATAAAGTCGTTCATTTATGGTGATAAAGAAGGCCGGCTTGACTCTTTTCAGGTTTATGAGGCTTTGAACTATATGGCAAAAGTTATTCCCTGCTCTTTGGAGTTTCATGGGCATAATATGTATGGCATGGCTACCTCGAATGCTTTAGCAGCAATCAGAGCCGGTGTTGGAAGGATTGCTACAGCGATTGGTGGGGTGGGGGAACGTGGGCACGCTGCAATGGAAGAAGTCCTTCTGGGCAGCAAGCATTTACTTAAAAAAACTGTCGATATTGATGCGTCCTTGGCAAGCAATTGTGCTCATATTCTGGCTTGCATGGGGCTTAAAGTCCCGGTTAATAAAGCAATTATCGGCACCGGCATCTTTACCCATGAATCCGGTTTGCATGTCGATGGTGTTGTGAAAGATCCTTCCTTATATGAAGCTTTTTCGCCGGAGGAAGTTGGCTTGATACGAAAACTGGTTATTGGCAAACACTCAGGTTCCGTATCTTTACGAGTCAAACTCCAACAGATGAATATTCAGGCAACCGACGAAGAAATCAGGGCATTGCTGCCTAAAATACGAAAACTTGCCGTGTTGCAAAAAGGAAATTTGGGGGAAGAGCAAATCAGAAAAATCTACGATACGGAACTCGCGCGAGATCAATGA
- a CDS encoding 2Fe-2S ferredoxin has product MNKPKRHIFVCTSSRMTGPAKGFCLTKDAVGVVEAFMEEIRDRDLSGEVFISNTGCFGICEQGTIVVVYPDNVWYGSVTPDDVEEIMDEHIEGDSIVQRLAL; this is encoded by the coding sequence ATGAACAAACCTAAACGCCATATATTTGTCTGTACCAGCTCGCGGATGACCGGACCGGCAAAAGGGTTTTGCCTGACAAAGGATGCGGTTGGTGTAGTAGAAGCCTTTATGGAAGAAATCAGGGACCGGGATCTTAGTGGTGAAGTGTTTATTTCCAATACAGGTTGTTTTGGTATCTGCGAACAGGGAACGATTGTCGTTGTCTATCCTGACAATGTATGGTATGGTTCGGTTACGCCTGACGATGTAGAGGAAATTATGGATGAGCATATTGAGGGCGACTCGATTGTGCAGCGTTTGGCGCTATAA